A window of the Streptomyces sp. Ag109_O5-10 genome harbors these coding sequences:
- a CDS encoding SDR family oxidoreductase translates to MGLLKDKVVLVNGGSQGVGAGIVRAAVREGASVVLTGRRAEVGEKLAAETGARFVRADLADPAQARDSVVRTLDAHGRIDCLVNAAGLTSRGSLLDTTPELFDQHMAVNLRAPFFAMQAAVADMVARKAPGTIVNIISNCAHGGPPFLAPYSAAKAGLAGLTRNAAHAHRWDRIRINGLNIGWTDTEGEDAVQRAFHGAGDDWREKAAATQPMGRLGQVDEIADFVVLLLSDRSGVVTGSVIDWDQTVFGGQD, encoded by the coding sequence ATGGGACTCCTCAAGGACAAGGTCGTTCTCGTCAACGGCGGCAGCCAGGGCGTCGGCGCGGGCATCGTGCGGGCCGCGGTACGGGAGGGTGCGAGCGTCGTCCTCACCGGCCGCCGGGCGGAGGTGGGCGAGAAGCTGGCCGCCGAGACAGGCGCCCGCTTCGTACGCGCGGACCTCGCGGACCCGGCGCAGGCGCGGGACAGCGTCGTCCGCACCCTGGACGCGCACGGCCGTATCGACTGTCTGGTCAACGCGGCCGGGCTGACCTCGCGCGGCTCGCTCCTGGACACCACGCCGGAACTGTTCGACCAGCACATGGCGGTCAATCTGCGGGCGCCGTTCTTCGCCATGCAGGCGGCCGTGGCCGACATGGTCGCCCGTAAGGCGCCCGGCACCATCGTCAACATCATCTCCAACTGCGCCCACGGCGGCCCGCCCTTCCTGGCGCCCTACTCCGCGGCCAAGGCCGGACTCGCCGGGCTCACCCGCAACGCGGCCCACGCACACCGCTGGGACCGTATCCGGATCAACGGGCTCAACATCGGCTGGACCGACACCGAGGGCGAGGACGCGGTGCAGCGTGCCTTCCACGGCGCGGGCGACGACTGGCGGGAGAAGGCCGCCGCGACCCAGCCGATGGGCAGGCTCGGGCAGGTCGACGAGATCGCCGACTTCGTCGTCCTCCTGCTCTCCGACCGCAGCGGGGTGGTGACCGGTTCGGTCATCGACTGGGACCAGACCGTCTTCGGCGGCCAGGACTGA
- a CDS encoding phytanoyl-CoA dioxygenase family protein, with the protein MPTSTAGARTWLTEADCDLDAFRSLVDQRTDPADTPSAERVELNVPLYDSDRLRALTATPEGRREVQGELVRALLDGPGIVVLKGAFADADVVDRATEAFTALIEEERAGGAARGDHFAKPGANDRVWNALDKMALRAPEVFADYYANDMVALTAEAWLGPAYQVTSQVNVVNPGGAAQSVHRDYHLGFLSQEQAAAYPAHVHRLSPVLTLQGAVAHCDMPVESGPTLYLPHSQKYEPGYLAWRLPEFVEYFDAHHVQLPLDKGDAVFFNPALFHAAGHNRSTGIRRMANLLQISSAFGRAMETVDRAAMANALFPVLLRRKAEGVSEDWLRRVVAATAEGYPFPTNLDLDPPVDGLAPPSQADTVRAAVTEGWAPGRLREELQADAERRQS; encoded by the coding sequence ATGCCCACCTCAACCGCGGGAGCGCGGACCTGGCTGACCGAGGCCGACTGTGACCTCGACGCGTTCCGCTCCCTCGTGGACCAGCGCACCGATCCCGCCGACACCCCCTCGGCCGAGCGCGTGGAGCTGAACGTGCCGCTCTACGACAGCGACCGGCTCCGCGCCCTCACGGCGACCCCGGAGGGCCGGCGCGAGGTGCAGGGCGAACTGGTCCGGGCGTTGCTCGACGGCCCCGGCATCGTGGTCCTCAAGGGCGCGTTCGCCGACGCGGACGTCGTGGACCGGGCCACCGAGGCCTTCACGGCGCTGATCGAGGAGGAGCGCGCGGGCGGCGCCGCCCGCGGCGACCACTTCGCCAAGCCGGGCGCCAACGACCGCGTCTGGAACGCCCTGGACAAGATGGCCCTACGGGCGCCCGAGGTGTTCGCCGACTACTACGCCAACGACATGGTCGCGCTGACCGCCGAGGCCTGGCTGGGCCCCGCCTACCAGGTCACCTCACAGGTCAACGTGGTCAACCCGGGCGGCGCCGCGCAGAGCGTGCACCGCGACTACCACCTCGGCTTCCTCTCCCAGGAGCAAGCCGCCGCCTACCCGGCGCACGTGCACCGCCTGTCGCCCGTCCTCACTCTCCAGGGCGCCGTCGCCCACTGCGACATGCCCGTCGAGTCCGGCCCGACCCTCTACCTCCCGCACTCCCAGAAGTACGAGCCCGGCTACCTCGCCTGGCGACTCCCCGAGTTCGTCGAGTACTTCGACGCCCACCACGTCCAACTCCCCCTGGACAAGGGCGACGCCGTCTTCTTCAACCCCGCGCTGTTCCACGCCGCCGGGCACAACCGCTCGACCGGCATCCGCCGCATGGCGAACCTGCTGCAGATCTCCTCCGCCTTCGGGCGCGCGATGGAGACGGTGGACCGTGCGGCGATGGCGAACGCCCTCTTCCCGGTGCTGCTGCGCCGCAAGGCCGAGGGCGTCTCGGAGGACTGGCTGCGCCGCGTGGTCGCCGCCACCGCCGAGGGCTACCCCTTCCCCACCAACCTGGACCTCGACCCGCCGGTCGACGGTCTCGCCCCGCCCTCCCAGGCGGACACCGTCCGGGCGGCCGTAACCGAGGGCTGGGCCCCCGGTCGGCTGCGCGAGGAACTGCAGGCCGACGCCGAGCGCCGCCAGAGCTGA
- a CDS encoding LacI family DNA-binding transcriptional regulator, with amino-acid sequence MRHPYPIREIARQAGLSTATVDRVLNERGNVRESTVREVREAIKDLDRQQAQVRIGGRTFMIDIVMQAPERFSTAVREALEAELPSLHPAVVRSRFHFRETGPAAELTGTLDKIAKRGSQGVILKAPDVPEVAAAVGRLVAAGIPVVTLVTDLPHSARLAYVGIDNRAAGTTAAYLLEQWLGDRPGHVLTTISRGSFRGEEEREMGFRSAMRLTDPQRSLVEVTDSDGLDTTQYDLVLEALRRDEEIVAVYSVGGGNHATLEAFEALGRACAVFIAHDLDRDNTRLLRERRLSAVLHHDLRQDMRRACQTIMRAHKALPYDGPALPSAIQVVTPFNLPPGNPSTATAA; translated from the coding sequence ATGAGGCACCCCTACCCGATCAGGGAAATCGCCCGCCAGGCAGGCCTGAGCACGGCCACGGTCGACCGCGTGCTCAACGAGCGCGGCAACGTGCGGGAGAGCACCGTCAGGGAGGTGCGGGAAGCCATCAAGGACCTGGACCGCCAGCAGGCGCAGGTCCGCATCGGCGGCCGCACCTTCATGATCGACATCGTGATGCAGGCACCGGAGCGGTTCTCCACCGCGGTGCGCGAGGCACTGGAGGCCGAACTGCCCTCCCTGCATCCCGCCGTCGTGCGGTCGCGGTTCCACTTCCGTGAGACCGGCCCGGCCGCCGAGCTGACCGGGACCCTGGACAAGATCGCCAAGCGGGGTTCGCAGGGCGTGATCCTCAAGGCACCCGACGTACCCGAGGTCGCTGCCGCCGTAGGACGACTGGTCGCGGCGGGCATCCCCGTCGTCACCCTGGTGACCGACCTCCCGCACAGCGCACGCCTGGCCTACGTCGGCATCGACAACCGTGCGGCCGGCACCACGGCCGCCTATCTCCTCGAACAGTGGCTGGGCGACCGTCCCGGCCACGTGCTCACGACCATCAGCCGGGGCTCCTTCCGGGGCGAGGAGGAGCGCGAGATGGGTTTCCGCAGCGCGATGCGCCTCACCGATCCGCAGCGGTCCCTGGTCGAGGTCACGGACAGCGACGGACTGGACACCACCCAGTACGACCTCGTCCTCGAAGCACTGAGACGCGACGAGGAGATCGTGGCCGTGTACTCCGTGGGCGGCGGCAACCACGCCACCCTGGAGGCCTTCGAAGCCCTCGGACGCGCATGCGCCGTCTTCATCGCCCACGACCTGGACCGCGACAACACCCGCCTGCTGCGCGAGCGCCGCCTGTCCGCGGTGCTCCACCACGACCTGCGCCAGGACATGCGCCGCGCCTGCCAGACGATCATGCGCGCCCACAAGGCACTCCCGTACGACGGCCCTGCCCTCCCGTCGGCGATCCAGGTGGTCACACCGTTCAACCTGCCGCCGGGGAACCCGTCCACGGCGACCGCGGCCTGA
- a CDS encoding SsgA family sporulation/cell division regulator yields MSKPVTLTEVHPHRVTTLRHHAHLVRADRPAVPLDLELHYTALDPFAVRIVLRTDGASVRWSLSREALLLGLRRHEGIGDVAVWPVHPPGTPGRLCIRLGPLRACAVVQAEWDVISDWLDVTLQLVPADTESGHLQWEDFLAPLLGQEGP; encoded by the coding sequence GTGTCCAAGCCAGTCACACTGACAGAAGTCCATCCGCATCGTGTCACCACATTGCGCCACCATGCGCACCTGGTCCGCGCCGATCGGCCCGCCGTGCCGCTCGACCTGGAGCTGCACTACACCGCCTTGGACCCGTTCGCCGTCCGCATCGTCCTGCGGACGGACGGCGCTTCAGTGCGGTGGTCACTGTCGCGAGAGGCGCTCCTGCTCGGCCTGCGCCGCCACGAGGGAATCGGCGACGTGGCCGTATGGCCCGTCCACCCACCAGGCACCCCAGGACGACTGTGCATCCGGCTCGGCCCGCTCAGGGCCTGCGCCGTTGTCCAGGCAGAATGGGACGTGATCTCTGACTGGCTGGACGTCACGCTGCAGCTCGTTCCCGCGGACACGGAGAGCGGTCACCTGCAGTGGGAGGATTTCCTCGCGCCTCTGCTCGGACAAGAAGGGCCCTGA
- a CDS encoding glycosyltransferase family 2 protein produces the protein MRPRALAVLVPAHNEQDLLPRSLEAIRAAAQHPALCEVPVITVVTADSCSDGTATTALRAGAQVVQVEGRNVGLARAAAADRAPEMLGGPEGLWLASTDADSLVPPDWLAFQHVRAGEGWDAVVGTVTVIPGPHQPPFLAARHQMRYTASRPAFGPWTHPHVHGANLGVSAESYVAVGGFPPVPVGEDRGLVAALGRGRHRVLRTAECPVATSGRLRPRARGGFGDHLVSLALEEGAPP, from the coding sequence GTGAGACCGCGCGCGCTCGCCGTCCTCGTCCCCGCCCACAACGAGCAGGACCTTCTCCCCCGCTCCCTCGAAGCGATCCGTGCCGCCGCGCAACACCCCGCCCTGTGCGAGGTACCGGTGATCACGGTGGTCACCGCGGACAGCTGCTCGGACGGCACGGCGACCACTGCCCTGCGCGCGGGCGCCCAGGTCGTCCAGGTCGAGGGACGCAACGTGGGACTGGCCCGAGCCGCCGCGGCGGACCGCGCCCCGGAGATGCTGGGCGGCCCGGAAGGACTCTGGCTCGCCTCGACCGACGCCGACAGCCTCGTGCCACCCGACTGGCTCGCCTTCCAGCATGTGCGCGCCGGCGAGGGATGGGACGCGGTCGTCGGCACCGTCACCGTCATCCCCGGACCGCACCAGCCGCCTTTCCTGGCGGCCCGCCACCAGATGCGCTACACCGCGTCCCGTCCGGCGTTCGGCCCCTGGACCCACCCCCATGTGCACGGCGCGAACCTCGGAGTGTCCGCCGAGTCCTACGTGGCTGTCGGGGGCTTCCCTCCGGTGCCGGTGGGCGAAGATCGCGGTCTCGTCGCGGCGCTGGGCCGTGGACGGCACCGGGTCCTGCGCACCGCCGAGTGCCCTGTCGCCACATCGGGACGCCTGCGCCCACGAGCCAGAGGCGGATTCGGCGATCATCTCGTCAGCCTGGCCCTTGAAGAGGGTGCCCCGCCCTAG
- a CDS encoding class I SAM-dependent methyltransferase, with the protein MSTPPSYFENMYRDSSDPWHLTERWYEQRKYDLTLAALPRPRFRRAFEPACSVGELTLRLAARCDALLACDRVRSAAETAARRTRELPHVEVRHLTVPTQWPPGTFDLVVLSELLYYFDSVELATLLRHTVDALEPGGTLVAVHWNHPVPEHLHTGAELADILGSVPELTLSCEHREDDFVLQTFGRRQDDGAVPRSPAAAEGLV; encoded by the coding sequence GTGAGCACGCCCCCCTCCTACTTCGAGAACATGTACCGCGATTCGTCCGACCCCTGGCACCTGACCGAGCGCTGGTACGAGCAGCGCAAGTACGACCTCACCCTCGCCGCCCTTCCCCGCCCTCGTTTTCGCCGTGCCTTCGAACCCGCTTGCTCCGTCGGCGAGTTGACTTTGCGACTTGCCGCGCGCTGCGACGCCCTGCTCGCCTGCGACCGCGTCCGGTCGGCGGCGGAGACCGCAGCTCGCAGAACCCGGGAGCTGCCCCATGTCGAAGTCCGCCATCTGACCGTGCCCACGCAGTGGCCGCCGGGCACCTTCGACCTCGTCGTCCTGTCCGAGCTTCTGTACTACTTCGACAGCGTCGAGTTGGCCACCTTGCTCAGACACACGGTCGACGCTCTGGAGCCGGGCGGCACCCTCGTGGCCGTGCACTGGAACCACCCGGTGCCCGAGCACCTGCACACCGGCGCGGAACTCGCCGACATCCTCGGGTCCGTTCCGGAACTGACCCTGTCGTGCGAGCACCGCGAGGACGACTTCGTCCTGCAGACGTTCGGCCGCCGCCAGGACGACGGGGCGGTTCCCCGCTCCCCCGCGGCCGCGGAAGGCCTGGTGTGA
- a CDS encoding PIG-L deacetylase family protein produces the protein MRPLPRTGRAGTVSGPANPIQAPGTDETYWRRWNGWETLPAAGLPTGGRVVVVAAHPDDEVLGFGGAMAVLAERGVELTVVSITDGEGSHPRSRVVTPAALARLRAQELRDALTELGAVHARIVRLQVPDTGVARHEGQVVDALTPLVRAADLVAAPWTGDVHSDHEAAGRAARAAAHRAGTLCRLYPVWMWHWATPGDARIPWQTARRLDLPPHIQALKRAAIDRFTTQIRPLGPGPDEAAILPPEELAHHLRPMEVLFQ, from the coding sequence GTGAGGCCCCTGCCGCGTACCGGACGGGCCGGCACCGTCTCAGGTCCCGCGAACCCGATCCAGGCGCCCGGGACCGACGAGACGTACTGGCGTCGATGGAACGGATGGGAGACGCTCCCGGCGGCCGGCCTGCCGACCGGCGGCCGGGTCGTCGTGGTGGCCGCGCACCCCGACGACGAGGTGCTCGGCTTCGGCGGGGCGATGGCCGTACTCGCTGAGCGGGGTGTGGAGTTGACCGTCGTCTCGATCACGGACGGCGAGGGCTCGCACCCCCGCAGCCGGGTGGTGACACCCGCCGCCCTGGCACGGCTACGGGCCCAGGAGCTGCGGGACGCCCTCACCGAACTCGGCGCCGTGCACGCCCGGATCGTTCGCCTGCAGGTGCCGGACACCGGGGTGGCCCGGCACGAGGGGCAGGTCGTGGACGCCCTCACGCCGCTCGTCCGTGCCGCGGACCTGGTCGCCGCACCGTGGACCGGTGACGTGCACAGTGATCACGAGGCGGCCGGCCGTGCGGCTCGCGCGGCCGCGCATCGCGCAGGCACCCTCTGCCGGCTGTATCCGGTCTGGATGTGGCACTGGGCGACGCCGGGGGACGCACGGATTCCCTGGCAGACGGCGCGACGCCTCGACCTTCCGCCACACATCCAGGCATTGAAGCGAGCGGCGATCGACCGGTTCACCACGCAGATCCGACCGCTGGGACCCGGACCCGACGAGGCGGCGATCCTCCCGCCCGAGGAACTCGCCCACCATCTGCGCCCCATGGAGGTCCTGTTCCAGTGA
- a CDS encoding acyl-CoA dehydrogenase: protein MTGTTLSPDVSAGDGSDHARHDGITPDAARRESSARFASAVESIDAGRLEFPLPGSGRTAGRLAALQSIAEEDLSLARLVEGHVDALAILAELDGPPPRTGHRWGVWAAEPPGTTLEATPSGGGWVLSGLKPYCSGARSCTDALVTARTPEGRRLFAVAVDPHVCVPVEGSWQAVGMAGSDTPDVHFDHVPAVAVGGVDAYVRRPGFQHGGIGVAACWYGGAVAVARTLHRATAQRADPHADAHLGAVDVQLHAAATVLLRAAAEIDEDPSDRNGQARARSLRVRAFVESVCGEVLTRVGRATGAAPLCHDLRHARNVADLTVYLRQHHAERNLAELGSLLARPQDSR, encoded by the coding sequence ATGACGGGCACCACCTTGTCACCCGACGTCTCCGCCGGAGACGGTTCGGACCACGCGCGACACGACGGGATCACGCCGGATGCGGCCCGCAGGGAGAGCTCCGCGCGGTTCGCCTCGGCGGTCGAGTCCATCGACGCCGGAAGGCTGGAGTTCCCGCTGCCCGGTTCCGGGCGGACCGCGGGCCGCCTGGCCGCCCTGCAGTCGATCGCCGAGGAGGACCTGAGCCTGGCACGTCTGGTCGAGGGGCATGTCGACGCGCTCGCCATCCTCGCCGAGCTCGACGGACCGCCGCCCCGGACCGGCCACCGCTGGGGAGTGTGGGCAGCCGAACCTCCGGGCACCACCCTCGAGGCCACTCCCTCCGGGGGCGGATGGGTCCTGAGCGGCCTGAAACCGTACTGCTCAGGCGCGCGCAGCTGCACCGACGCCCTGGTGACCGCGCGGACGCCGGAGGGACGGCGGCTCTTCGCCGTCGCCGTCGACCCGCACGTCTGCGTGCCGGTCGAAGGCAGCTGGCAGGCCGTCGGGATGGCCGGCAGCGACACACCGGACGTGCACTTCGACCACGTGCCCGCGGTTGCAGTCGGCGGGGTCGACGCCTACGTGCGCCGGCCCGGGTTCCAGCACGGCGGGATCGGGGTCGCCGCCTGCTGGTACGGCGGCGCCGTGGCCGTCGCCCGCACCCTGCACCGCGCCACGGCCCAGCGAGCCGACCCGCACGCGGACGCGCATCTCGGCGCCGTGGACGTCCAGTTGCACGCCGCCGCCACAGTGCTTCTGCGGGCGGCCGCGGAGATCGACGAGGATCCGTCGGACAGGAACGGCCAGGCACGGGCACGAAGCCTGCGGGTACGCGCCTTCGTCGAATCGGTGTGCGGCGAGGTGCTGACGCGGGTCGGGCGCGCCACCGGGGCCGCTCCGCTCTGCCACGACCTTCGCCACGCCCGCAACGTCGCCGACCTGACCGTCTACCTGCGTCAGCACCACGCCGAACGCAACCTCGCGGAACTCGGCAGCCTCCTCGCCCGCCCGCAGGACTCCCGGTGA
- a CDS encoding DUF5133 domain-containing protein encodes MITPHTQVLRVLLARYAEACARLLEHDTAASRGFLRDTAHTLCVVTGTCGIKDALATADRLLATVATEQSDAAVRPDGASRDQAGQTLAV; translated from the coding sequence GTGATCACTCCCCATACCCAGGTGCTGCGTGTGCTGCTGGCTCGCTACGCGGAAGCGTGTGCACGGCTGCTGGAGCACGACACAGCCGCGAGCCGAGGTTTCCTCAGGGACACCGCTCACACGCTGTGCGTCGTCACCGGGACATGCGGGATCAAGGACGCCCTCGCAACGGCGGACCGGCTCCTGGCCACCGTGGCCACCGAACAATCGGACGCAGCGGTTCGACCCGACGGCGCGAGCCGGGATCAGGCCGGCCAGACCCTGGCCGTGTGA
- a CDS encoding aromatic acid exporter family protein — protein MEWMGRVAGTVRRQGGAARRAVRRVWTEPGRERDLAVQAGKAALAACLAWGAAGWWLQAPVAFVAPWVAVVLVESTVYRSLAHGLQQVAAIAVGTVAATLVALVLDNTMAAMAVVLPAVLLLTRWRRLGSQGIHAATAALFVLTSGQITFATSGARVAEAVFGAVVGITVNAVIRPPVYLRDTRAALQDAAREAQEVLSSVAEGLARGEWDEHVAGAWHERALRLGRLVEQARSAVGWSRESMRGNHRGRGPCAVSPPGRTYDDALAVLDHVAVHLAGVTRTVLEIAGHHDDPVRPGPRITGPYADFLHQAGRALGLYGRIRFAETGTEPSAQEALDGAAEELRRSLDELHRTLPGAVRDDPGTLATHGALLAHARRLTGHLALDRQR, from the coding sequence ATGGAGTGGATGGGCCGGGTGGCAGGGACGGTTCGGCGTCAGGGTGGAGCGGCTCGGCGGGCGGTGCGGCGGGTGTGGACGGAGCCGGGCCGTGAACGGGATCTGGCGGTGCAGGCCGGCAAGGCGGCACTGGCCGCCTGTCTGGCGTGGGGAGCGGCCGGGTGGTGGCTGCAGGCGCCGGTGGCGTTCGTCGCTCCTTGGGTGGCGGTCGTACTCGTGGAGTCGACGGTGTACCGGTCGCTGGCGCACGGTCTGCAGCAGGTGGCGGCGATCGCGGTGGGCACGGTGGCGGCGACGCTCGTCGCGCTGGTGCTGGACAACACGATGGCCGCGATGGCGGTGGTGCTCCCGGCGGTGCTGTTGCTCACGCGGTGGCGCCGCTTGGGCAGCCAGGGCATCCATGCCGCGACCGCCGCGCTGTTCGTGCTGACCAGCGGGCAGATCACCTTCGCCACTTCGGGGGCACGGGTCGCGGAGGCGGTGTTCGGTGCGGTGGTCGGCATCACGGTCAACGCGGTGATCCGGCCCCCGGTCTATCTGCGCGACACCCGTGCCGCCCTCCAGGACGCCGCCCGGGAAGCGCAAGAGGTCCTCTCCTCGGTGGCCGAGGGGCTGGCCCGGGGGGAGTGGGACGAGCATGTGGCCGGGGCCTGGCACGAGCGGGCACTGCGCCTCGGGCGTCTGGTCGAGCAGGCCCGTTCCGCGGTCGGATGGAGCCGCGAGAGCATGCGGGGTAATCATCGCGGTCGCGGTCCGTGTGCCGTGTCCCCGCCCGGAAGGACGTATGACGACGCACTGGCCGTACTGGACCATGTCGCCGTGCACCTCGCGGGCGTGACCCGCACGGTGCTGGAGATCGCCGGCCACCACGACGACCCAGTACGCCCCGGCCCGCGTATCACCGGCCCCTACGCCGACTTCCTGCACCAAGCGGGCCGGGCGCTCGGTCTCTACGGCCGGATCCGGTTCGCGGAGACCGGCACCGAGCCGAGCGCTCAGGAGGCGCTGGACGGGGCTGCCGAGGAACTGCGCCGGAGTCTCGACGAACTCCACCGAACACTGCCCGGCGCCGTACGCGACGATCCCGGCACCCTGGCCACACACGGCGCACTGCTGGCCCACGCCCGCCGCCTGACGGGCCACCTCGCCCTGGACCGGCAGCGGTGA
- a CDS encoding NAD(P)H-binding protein codes for MILVTGATGHIGRELTRELDAKGAKLRLLVRDPARAAQLPERAERAVGDLGEPTTLAPAFAGVDTLFLLTQGIGTEYTAAAIAAAEAAEVHHVVHLSSFHVTFDPIPAMGRWHHEREKLIRSSGIPATFLRPGGFMTNALDWLPTIREGNYVLDPVGPGRYAPIDPADIAAVAALALTEAGHQDKQYVLTGDETFTVTEQVRIISETIGRDIEVRETATPAEAVRFRFPDGAPQALADAITEGFTLMRADTVGFRTDTVERLLGRRPRTFADWCARNAEAFRRPETA; via the coding sequence ATGATACTGGTCACTGGAGCCACCGGGCACATCGGCCGCGAACTCACCCGCGAACTCGACGCGAAGGGCGCGAAGTTACGCCTCTTGGTCCGCGACCCCGCCCGCGCAGCACAACTGCCCGAGCGTGCCGAGCGCGCCGTCGGCGACCTGGGGGAACCCACGACATTGGCTCCCGCCTTCGCCGGCGTCGACACACTCTTCCTGCTCACGCAGGGCATCGGCACCGAGTACACCGCCGCCGCCATCGCCGCCGCCGAGGCCGCCGAGGTGCACCACGTCGTGCACCTGTCCTCCTTCCACGTCACCTTCGACCCGATACCCGCCATGGGGCGCTGGCACCACGAACGCGAGAAGCTCATCCGCAGCTCCGGCATACCCGCCACCTTCCTGCGGCCCGGCGGCTTCATGACCAACGCCCTCGACTGGCTGCCCACCATCCGCGAGGGAAACTACGTCCTCGACCCGGTCGGCCCGGGCCGCTATGCGCCGATCGACCCCGCGGACATCGCCGCGGTCGCCGCCCTCGCCCTGACCGAGGCCGGCCACCAGGACAAGCAGTACGTCCTCACCGGCGACGAGACGTTCACCGTCACCGAGCAGGTCCGGATCATCTCCGAGACGATCGGCCGCGACATCGAGGTCCGCGAAACGGCCACACCGGCCGAGGCAGTACGGTTCCGCTTCCCCGACGGCGCACCCCAGGCACTCGCCGACGCCATCACGGAGGGCTTCACCCTCATGCGCGCCGACACCGTCGGGTTCCGGACGGACACCGTGGAGCGGCTGCTCGGACGCAGGCCGCGGACTTTCGCCGACTGGTGCGCGCGTAACGCCGAAGCATTCCGGCGGCCTGAAACGGCCTGA
- a CDS encoding MarR family winged helix-turn-helix transcriptional regulator, whose amino-acid sequence MSEFLDLHGRTSKVLRSLADAAMRRHGLHVGQNYLLAVLWERDGSTPGEVAAALNVTTPTVVKMADRMTTAGLLTRRRDDRDNRLVRLWLTDAGSALQKPVEAERRLIEEKVTADLTETEREALLNALAKVHKAASKLLSEPVDSGDSAIT is encoded by the coding sequence ATGTCAGAGTTCCTGGACCTGCACGGCAGAACGTCGAAGGTGCTCCGGTCCCTGGCCGACGCGGCCATGCGACGCCACGGGCTGCACGTCGGACAGAACTACCTGCTCGCGGTGCTGTGGGAGCGGGACGGCAGCACACCGGGCGAGGTCGCCGCCGCGCTGAACGTCACGACGCCCACCGTCGTCAAGATGGCTGACCGGATGACTACGGCCGGGCTGCTGACCCGTCGCCGTGACGACCGGGACAACCGCCTCGTCCGGCTCTGGCTCACCGACGCGGGGAGTGCCCTGCAGAAACCGGTCGAAGCGGAACGGCGGTTGATCGAGGAGAAGGTGACCGCGGATCTCACCGAGACCGAACGCGAAGCCCTCTTGAACGCCCTGGCAAAGGTCCACAAGGCGGCGAGCAAGCTGTTGAGCGAGCCCGTCGATTCTGGCGACTCGGCCATCACCTGA
- a CDS encoding helix-turn-helix transcriptional regulator encodes MAGRYLVDVAASGSELASFLRAHRARVEPASVGLPAGGDRRVAGLRREEVAVLAVVSADYYTRLEQGRERNPSAQVVNGIAHALGLDADARAHLFRLAGLTPVPPRLGAARDQVHPALLHLLENFPAAAAYVLNPAYEILATNRTAQALLAPFGMTNMLRMMFEHPQAKTIFGEWEAVTARAVHAVRLNAVAYPDAPEIKSLVDDLLPRSAEFRALWEEQTARGLSRAYKIFHHPQAGRIELTYQTFDVRAAPGQQLLVGTAEPGSPSAGALARLSAH; translated from the coding sequence TTGGCGGGGCGTTATCTTGTGGATGTGGCCGCATCCGGTAGTGAGCTGGCTTCCTTCCTGCGCGCCCATCGGGCCCGGGTGGAACCGGCGTCGGTCGGGCTGCCGGCCGGCGGCGACCGGCGGGTCGCCGGCCTGCGGCGTGAAGAGGTCGCCGTGCTGGCCGTCGTGAGCGCGGACTACTACACCCGTCTGGAGCAGGGTCGGGAGCGTAACCCCTCGGCCCAGGTGGTCAACGGTATCGCGCACGCACTCGGGCTGGACGCGGATGCTCGGGCGCATCTGTTCCGGCTGGCCGGCCTGACGCCTGTGCCGCCGCGCCTCGGGGCCGCGCGGGACCAGGTGCATCCGGCGCTCCTGCACCTACTGGAGAACTTCCCGGCGGCAGCCGCTTACGTCCTCAACCCGGCCTACGAGATCCTGGCGACCAACCGGACCGCGCAGGCGCTGCTCGCACCGTTCGGCATGACGAACATGCTGCGGATGATGTTCGAACACCCGCAGGCCAAGACGATCTTCGGCGAGTGGGAGGCGGTGACCGCCCGCGCGGTGCACGCGGTGCGGCTGAACGCCGTCGCCTACCCCGATGCGCCCGAGATCAAGTCGCTGGTCGATGACCTGCTGCCGCGGTCCGCCGAGTTCCGGGCGCTGTGGGAGGAGCAGACGGCGCGCGGCCTGAGCCGGGCGTACAAGATCTTCCATCATCCGCAGGCCGGCCGGATCGAGCTGACCTACCAGACATTCGATGTGCGGGCGGCCCCTGGACAGCAGTTGCTCGTCGGCACCGCGGAACCGGGCAGCCCGAGCGCCGGCGCGCTGGCAAGGCTGTCGGCGCACTGA